A genome region from Flavobacterium sp. includes the following:
- a CDS encoding TIGR02757 family protein: MNQKELKEFLDEKVIQYNNQDFIESDPVQIPHLFTQKEDIEIAGFLSASIAWGNRKMIIKNSHKMMELMGNTPYDFVMSHSEDNLADLETFVHRTFNGKDFGGFIKGLQHIYKNHSGLEAVFAKNQEKDSLQKSISEFKKIFFEIDHLPRTQKHISDPLNNSAAKRINMYLRWMVRQDAKGVDLGIWKTISPSVLSCPLDVHSGNVARKLGILSRKQNDAKALLELDTQLRKMDAGDPVKYDFALFGLGVFEGF; the protein is encoded by the coding sequence ATGAATCAAAAAGAACTTAAAGAATTTCTTGACGAAAAAGTCATTCAATATAATAATCAGGATTTTATAGAAAGTGATCCTGTACAAATTCCGCATCTTTTTACTCAAAAAGAAGACATCGAAATTGCCGGTTTTCTAAGTGCTTCAATTGCATGGGGGAACCGCAAAATGATTATAAAGAATTCTCATAAAATGATGGAATTAATGGGCAATACGCCTTATGATTTTGTCATGTCACATTCTGAAGATAATCTGGCTGATTTAGAAACTTTCGTCCACCGCACTTTCAACGGAAAAGATTTCGGCGGATTCATTAAAGGTTTACAACACATTTATAAAAATCATAGCGGATTGGAAGCTGTTTTTGCCAAAAATCAGGAAAAAGACAGTCTGCAGAAAAGCATCAGCGAATTCAAAAAAATATTCTTCGAAATTGATCATTTGCCGCGAACTCAAAAACATATTTCAGATCCGTTAAATAATTCGGCAGCAAAACGCATTAATATGTATTTGCGATGGATGGTTCGTCAGGACGCAAAAGGTGTAGATTTAGGAATCTGGAAAACTATTTCACCTTCAGTTTTATCCTGTCCGCTTGATGTACATTCAGGAAATGTTGCCCGTAAACTAGGAATTCTTTCGCGAAAGCAAAATGATGCAAAAGCTTTACTAGAATTAGACACACAATTGCGCAAAATGGATGCTGGAGATCCTGTAAAATACGATTTTGCCTTATTTGGTTTAGGAGTTTTTGAAGGCTTTTAG
- the serC gene encoding 3-phosphoserine/phosphohydroxythreonine transaminase, which yields MKKHNYSAGPSILPQEVFEKASKAVLNFNDSGLSILEISHRSKDFVAVMDEARSLALELLGLQGKGYQALFLQGGASTAFLMAPYNLMKENGKAAYLDSGTWATAAIKEAKLFGETIVVGSSKDDNYTYVPKGYEIPADADYFHCTSNNTIFGTQMKEFPSTNVPVVCDMSSDIFSRELDFSKFDLIYAGAQKNMGPAGTTLVVVKEEILGKNGRTIPSMLDYSKHIKAESMYNTPSVFAVYVSLLTLQWIKAKGGIAAVEKLNNAKAELLYNEIDRNPLFKGAAKVEDRSAMNVTFLLNNPDHTETFDALWKAAGISGLPGHRSVGGYRASIYNAMPIESVQVLVDVMKALESKV from the coding sequence ATGAAAAAACACAACTACAGCGCAGGACCAAGTATTTTACCTCAGGAAGTTTTTGAAAAAGCATCAAAAGCCGTTTTAAATTTTAATGATTCAGGATTATCTATTCTTGAAATTTCGCACCGAAGCAAAGATTTTGTGGCTGTTATGGATGAAGCTCGTTCGCTGGCTTTAGAATTATTAGGACTTCAGGGAAAAGGATATCAGGCTTTGTTTTTACAAGGTGGTGCAAGTACTGCATTCCTGATGGCTCCTTATAACCTAATGAAAGAAAACGGAAAAGCGGCTTATTTAGATTCAGGAACGTGGGCAACTGCGGCTATTAAAGAAGCTAAACTTTTTGGAGAAACTATTGTTGTAGGTTCTTCAAAAGACGATAATTATACATATGTTCCAAAAGGTTACGAAATTCCGGCAGATGCTGATTATTTCCACTGCACTAGTAACAATACCATTTTTGGAACTCAAATGAAAGAATTCCCATCGACAAACGTTCCAGTTGTATGCGATATGAGTTCTGATATCTTCTCTCGTGAATTAGATTTCTCAAAATTTGATTTAATCTATGCCGGAGCTCAAAAAAATATGGGGCCTGCAGGAACAACTCTTGTTGTGGTTAAAGAAGAAATCTTAGGCAAAAACGGAAGAACAATTCCTAGTATGTTAGATTATTCAAAACATATCAAAGCAGAAAGTATGTACAATACTCCTTCTGTATTTGCTGTATATGTTTCATTATTAACATTACAATGGATTAAAGCTAAAGGCGGAATCGCTGCTGTTGAAAAATTAAACAACGCAAAAGCAGAATTACTTTATAATGAAATCGACAGAAACCCATTATTTAAAGGTGCTGCTAAGGTAGAAGATCGTTCTGCAATGAACGTAACTTTCTTACTTAACAATCCTGACCATACTGAAACTTTTGATGCTTTATGGAAAGCTGCAGGAATTTCAGGATTGCCGGGTCACCGTTCTGTAGGCGGTTACAGAGCTTCTATTTACAACGCTATGCCTATCGAAAGTGTACAGGTTTTAGTTGATGTAATGAAAGCGCTTGAGTCTAAAGTTTAA
- a CDS encoding DEAD/DEAH box helicase has translation MSTFEKFNLPKSLQKAVDELGFVTPTPIQEKSFSVITSGRDMMGIAQTGTGKTFAYLLPLLKLYKFTHTNTPKIVILVPTRELVVQVVEEVEKLTKYMSVKTLGIYGGVNINTQKKAVYEGVDILVGTPGRTMDLALDAVVRFDVTQKLVIDEFDEMLNLGFRPQLTSLLAMMKTKRQNILFSATMTDEVDDILNDYFDFPEEVTLAPSGTPLEKITQITYNVPNFNTKVNLLKHLFETDESMDRVLVFVNNKKISDMLFNRIEEHFEGQFGVIHSNKSQNYRLSTMAEFQEGNLRGLITTDVMARGLDISNISHVINFELPEEPELYMHRIGRTGRADATGTAISFVSPREEEYKIETELLMDQELKIADFPEEVEISEKLIEAEKDKLPRKFLLKKPKLEGDGAFHEKSKKNQKVNLGGPSKTKKKTHGSVNRNMLKTRNKKKKDGK, from the coding sequence ATGAGCACTTTCGAAAAATTCAATCTTCCAAAATCATTACAAAAAGCTGTTGACGAATTAGGTTTTGTTACACCAACTCCTATTCAGGAAAAATCCTTTTCTGTAATCACGTCTGGACGCGATATGATGGGAATTGCACAAACCGGAACCGGTAAAACATTTGCCTATTTACTGCCGCTTTTAAAATTATATAAGTTCACTCATACCAATACTCCAAAAATTGTAATTCTGGTTCCAACCCGAGAATTGGTGGTTCAGGTTGTTGAAGAAGTCGAAAAACTGACTAAATACATGTCAGTTAAAACGCTTGGAATTTACGGTGGAGTAAACATCAACACTCAAAAGAAAGCTGTTTATGAAGGAGTTGACATTTTAGTAGGTACTCCGGGACGTACTATGGATTTGGCTCTGGATGCTGTTGTTCGTTTTGATGTAACTCAAAAATTAGTTATCGACGAATTTGATGAAATGCTGAATTTAGGTTTCAGGCCACAATTGACTTCTCTTTTGGCTATGATGAAAACCAAACGTCAAAATATTCTGTTCTCTGCAACGATGACAGACGAAGTTGATGATATATTAAATGACTATTTTGATTTTCCTGAAGAAGTTACGCTTGCTCCATCGGGAACTCCGCTTGAAAAAATTACACAAATTACCTATAACGTTCCAAACTTCAATACAAAAGTAAATCTGTTGAAACATTTATTTGAGACAGACGAAAGCATGGATCGTGTTTTGGTTTTCGTAAATAATAAAAAGATTTCAGACATGCTTTTTAATCGTATTGAAGAGCATTTTGAAGGTCAGTTTGGGGTAATTCATTCTAATAAATCTCAAAATTACCGTTTGAGCACAATGGCTGAATTTCAGGAAGGAAATCTTCGCGGATTAATTACAACCGACGTTATGGCAAGAGGTTTAGATATTTCTAACATTTCGCATGTTATCAATTTTGAACTTCCGGAAGAACCTGAATTGTACATGCACAGAATTGGTCGTACCGGTCGTGCAGACGCAACAGGAACTGCAATTAGTTTTGTTTCTCCGAGAGAAGAAGAATATAAAATTGAAACGGAACTTTTAATGGATCAGGAACTTAAAATCGCTGATTTTCCTGAAGAAGTTGAAATTTCAGAAAAATTAATTGAAGCCGAAAAAGACAAACTGCCAAGAAAGTTTTTATTGAAAAAACCTAAACTTGAAGGTGATGGTGCTTTTCACGAAAAATCTAAAAAGAACCAAAAAGTCAATCTGGGAGGCCCTTCAAAAACAAAAAAGAAAACCCACGGTTCTGTTAACAGAAATATGTTGAAGACAAGAAATAAGAAGAAGAAAGATGGTAAATAA
- a CDS encoding acyl-CoA reductase codes for MTLETKKSVFVELGKFLSQFSEGHSAKKSDVLYNDIFFDDFERLIHLSQSHNGWYTPEQVYFSVKSWADALTKENIDKWTSMYDFSKADNEKTVALILAGNIPLVGFHDFLSVLITGNKALVKTSSNDQHLLPFLAKYLIAVDENFKDKITFVEGKLENFDAVIATGSNNTARYFEYYFKDKPSIIRKNRNSAAVLNGKETHEDLEALGEDIFRYFGLGCRNVSKLFVPKDYSFDAFFQAVFKYQDVIQYEKYANNYDYNKAVFLMSNFKLTDNGFLTLKEDSSYASPISSVFFEYYESLEDLKSRLKIDEDQIQCIVSNDLIENSVAFGQTQNPQLWDYADNVDTITFLLTTK; via the coding sequence ATGACATTAGAAACAAAAAAAAGTGTTTTTGTTGAATTAGGAAAATTTTTAAGTCAGTTTTCTGAAGGGCATTCCGCGAAAAAATCTGACGTTTTATATAATGATATCTTTTTTGATGATTTCGAAAGACTTATTCATCTTTCGCAGTCACATAATGGATGGTACACTCCTGAACAGGTCTATTTTTCTGTAAAATCATGGGCAGACGCTCTAACTAAAGAAAACATCGATAAATGGACTTCGATGTACGATTTTAGTAAAGCTGATAATGAAAAAACAGTTGCCTTAATTTTGGCCGGAAATATTCCGCTTGTAGGTTTTCATGATTTTCTTTCTGTTTTAATTACCGGAAACAAAGCTTTGGTAAAAACTTCATCAAACGATCAGCATTTATTGCCTTTTTTAGCAAAATATTTAATTGCTGTTGATGAAAATTTTAAAGATAAAATCACTTTCGTGGAAGGAAAACTGGAAAATTTCGATGCCGTAATTGCAACAGGAAGCAACAATACAGCCCGTTATTTTGAATATTATTTTAAGGACAAACCTTCTATAATTAGAAAAAACAGAAATTCGGCAGCAGTTTTAAACGGAAAAGAAACTCACGAAGATTTAGAAGCTTTAGGAGAAGATATTTTTAGATATTTTGGTTTGGGATGCCGAAATGTTTCTAAACTTTTTGTTCCAAAAGATTACTCTTTTGATGCTTTTTTTCAGGCCGTTTTCAAATATCAGGATGTTATACAATATGAAAAATATGCCAATAATTACGACTACAACAAAGCCGTATTTTTAATGAGCAATTTTAAACTGACAGATAACGGATTTTTAACCTTAAAAGAAGATTCAAGCTACGCCTCTCCTATTTCGAGCGTTTTCTTTGAATATTATGAAAGTCTTGAAGATTTAAAATCACGTTTAAAAATCGACGAAGATCAAATTCAATGTATTGTAAGCAATGATTTAATTGAAAATAGTGTTGCATTCGGGCAGACGCAAAATCCTCAATTGTGGGATTATGCAGATAACGTTGATACTATAACGTTTTTGTTAACAACAAAGTAA
- a CDS encoding DUF6146 family protein — protein sequence MKKCIAILALLVTIIACSTTSPTIASADNASNKKINDTVRIANDSLEYEVIIIDNGFSNWLVSRAYPRNYHSLQYLENKNNLYVTEWNNRVLQPQRYNPDLYEMSINYRPDIHYGYEVNYLIYNYMIYFQNTYKQKLWGYVPSR from the coding sequence ATGAAAAAATGCATTGCCATATTAGCTTTACTAGTAACAATAATTGCCTGTTCGACAACCTCGCCAACTATTGCAAGTGCTGATAATGCTTCAAATAAAAAAATAAACGATACCGTAAGAATTGCAAACGATTCGCTTGAGTATGAAGTAATAATTATTGATAATGGTTTTAGCAACTGGCTCGTTTCGAGAGCTTATCCTCGCAATTACCATTCATTACAATATCTCGAAAATAAAAATAATTTGTATGTAACCGAATGGAACAACCGTGTTTTACAGCCACAGCGTTATAACCCGGATTTGTACGAAATGTCAATTAATTACCGTCCTGACATTCATTACGGTTACGAAGTAAACTACTTAATTTACAATTACATGATTTATTTTCAAAATACTTACAAACAAAAGCTTTGGGGTTATGTTCCTTCAAGATAA
- a CDS encoding DUF6787 family protein, giving the protein MNKLKQRWGITSNLQAVIILTVFAITGSASAWLSKPFCVWLGITKEDFGGWFTLIRLLIIFPIYQVLLVAIGSIFGQFKFFWNFEKKMLKNMGLGFLFKDEKPQI; this is encoded by the coding sequence ATGAACAAACTAAAGCAACGCTGGGGAATTACCTCAAATTTACAAGCCGTTATAATTCTTACCGTTTTTGCCATCACCGGATCGGCATCTGCCTGGTTGTCTAAACCTTTTTGTGTTTGGCTCGGCATTACAAAAGAAGACTTTGGAGGCTGGTTTACTTTAATTCGTCTGCTGATTATTTTCCCAATTTATCAGGTTTTACTCGTTGCCATCGGAAGTATTTTCGGGCAGTTTAAATTCTTTTGGAATTTCGAAAAGAAAATGCTGAAAAATATGGGACTTGGCTTTTTATTTAAAGATGAAAAACCACAGATTTAA
- a CDS encoding D-2-hydroxyacid dehydrogenase — protein MKVLANDGISKSGILALEKGGFEVITTKVAQEQVANFINENNVDVILVRSATKVRKDIIDACPGIKIIGRGGVGMDNIDVDYAKSKGIHVINTPASSSESVAELVFGHLFSGVRFLHDSNRNMPLEGDSNFEGLKKAYANGTELRGKTLGIVGIGRIGQATAKMALGLGMKVIAADSFIPQVDVKVEFFDGQSITTTIVSQSLESLFKEADFITLHVPAQDGYIIGEKELEIMKDGVGIVNCARGGVIDEVALVKALDSGKVAFAGLDVFESEPKPEMAILMHSKISLTPHIGAATGEAQDRIGTELASQIITLLS, from the coding sequence ATGAAAGTATTAGCAAATGACGGAATTTCTAAAAGTGGAATTCTAGCTTTAGAAAAAGGCGGATTTGAAGTAATAACTACAAAAGTAGCTCAGGAACAAGTAGCTAACTTTATCAATGAAAACAATGTAGACGTAATTTTAGTTCGCAGTGCAACTAAAGTTCGTAAAGATATTATCGACGCTTGTCCTGGTATCAAAATCATCGGTCGTGGTGGTGTTGGTATGGATAACATCGATGTTGATTATGCAAAAAGCAAAGGAATTCATGTAATCAATACTCCGGCTTCTTCTTCAGAGTCTGTGGCTGAGTTAGTATTCGGACATTTATTTTCTGGTGTTCGTTTCTTACATGATTCAAACAGAAATATGCCTTTAGAAGGTGATTCAAACTTTGAAGGTTTGAAAAAAGCTTACGCTAACGGAACTGAATTAAGAGGAAAAACTCTTGGAATTGTGGGCATTGGTCGTATCGGACAAGCTACTGCAAAAATGGCGCTTGGTCTTGGTATGAAAGTTATCGCTGCAGATAGCTTTATTCCTCAAGTTGACGTAAAAGTTGAATTTTTCGACGGACAGTCTATCACAACTACAATTGTTTCTCAATCTTTAGAATCTTTATTTAAGGAAGCTGATTTCATTACATTACACGTTCCTGCTCAGGATGGTTACATCATTGGAGAGAAAGAACTTGAAATCATGAAAGATGGTGTTGGAATTGTAAACTGTGCTCGTGGAGGTGTTATCGACGAAGTAGCTTTAGTAAAAGCTTTAGATTCTGGGAAAGTTGCTTTTGCAGGTTTAGATGTTTTCGAAAGCGAACCAAAACCAGAAATGGCAATCTTAATGCACTCTAAAATTTCTTTAACTCCTCACATTGGAGCTGCAACTGGAGAAGCTCAGGATAGAATTGGTACTGAATTAGCATCACAAATCATCACTTTGTTAAGCTAA
- a CDS encoding 4Fe-4S dicluster domain-containing protein: MAIIITDECINCGACEPECPNTAIYEGADDWRYKDGTSLKGTIILPDGTEVDADDAQTPISDEIYYIVPGKCTECKGFHDEPQCAAVCPVDCCVPDDNHVEDEETLLNRQAFLHGE, encoded by the coding sequence ATGGCAATAATTATAACTGACGAATGCATAAACTGTGGGGCTTGTGAACCAGAATGCCCAAATACAGCAATATATGAAGGAGCAGATGATTGGAGATATAAAGACGGAACAAGTTTAAAAGGAACTATAATTTTACCTGACGGAACTGAGGTTGATGCTGATGATGCTCAAACTCCAATTTCTGACGAGATTTATTATATCGTTCCGGGAAAATGTACAGAGTGTAAAGGTTTTCATGATGAGCCTCAATGTGCTGCTGTTTGTCCTGTTGATTGTTGTGTGCCGGATGATAACCATGTAGAAGATGAAGAAACCTTGTTGAACAGACAGGCGTTTTTACATGGCGAGTAA
- a CDS encoding BatA and WFA domain-containing protein: MHFKHPEILYFLFLLIVPILVHLFQLRRFKTSYFTNVRFLKELAVQTRKSSKIKKRLLLATRLLLLTCAIIAFAQPFFEAKDSKNASNEMYIILDNSFSMQAKGKKGELLKRAVQELLENTPENAQFSLLTNTDNYWNTDIKSSKSALQNLKYSATPFELSSIMAKVKAHKSAHKKDIIIISDAVGLKENDIKNTDSEEKPYFILSEAEQKNNVSIDSVYINQTLENFYEIGVNLSAYGEDFKPISTALYNQNKLIAKTIINFDTKKKKINFTIPKEAFHGYVSIEDNGLTYDNKLFFSISKNKKTNVISIGEPEKSNFLSRIYTSAEFNYNNYSISTLDYNSLEKQNTIILNELVEIPQALQTTLKAFVSKGGNLVVIPSEKSSVSNLNAFLGNFGKIQFNTLKTESKQITKINFDHPLFSGVFENKITNFQYPKTNSSFDISSPYPAVLSYEDQSSFVTAVQNPTAGITVFSAPINAANSNFQQSPLIVPLFYKMAQNNQKTGVNALTIGNNQPYFVDVLLTKDAILEVKGTEDSFIPIQQILNNKVKLTFNDFPDTAGNYSIFDKKEWVENLSFNYKRTESDLSQVNTNVVSDFKTADTISTIFNTLQTERTDSQIWKWFVIFALLFLALEMAIIKFVK, encoded by the coding sequence ATGCACTTTAAACATCCCGAAATTCTATACTTTCTCTTTTTATTGATTGTACCAATTTTGGTTCATTTATTTCAATTACGACGATTTAAAACCTCTTATTTTACCAATGTTCGTTTTTTGAAAGAATTAGCGGTTCAAACTCGTAAAAGTTCCAAAATCAAAAAACGATTATTGCTTGCCACACGTCTTTTACTGCTTACGTGTGCCATTATAGCTTTTGCCCAGCCTTTTTTTGAAGCCAAAGACAGCAAAAATGCCTCAAACGAAATGTATATCATTTTAGATAACTCTTTTAGTATGCAGGCAAAAGGCAAAAAAGGAGAATTGCTAAAACGTGCCGTGCAGGAATTACTGGAAAATACTCCTGAAAATGCTCAGTTTTCTTTACTAACAAACACAGATAATTATTGGAATACCGATATAAAATCGTCTAAAAGTGCTTTACAAAACCTAAAATATAGTGCGACGCCTTTTGAACTTTCGTCGATTATGGCAAAAGTAAAAGCGCATAAATCGGCACATAAAAAAGATATAATTATTATTTCTGATGCTGTTGGTTTAAAAGAAAACGACATCAAAAATACTGATTCTGAAGAGAAACCGTATTTCATACTTTCTGAAGCTGAACAAAAAAACAATGTTTCAATAGACAGTGTTTACATCAATCAGACTTTAGAGAATTTCTATGAAATTGGCGTCAATTTATCAGCTTACGGCGAAGATTTCAAACCAATTTCGACTGCTTTATACAATCAAAATAAACTGATTGCCAAAACAATTATCAATTTTGATACGAAGAAAAAGAAAATCAACTTCACAATTCCAAAAGAAGCTTTTCACGGATATGTTTCAATCGAAGACAACGGTTTAACTTATGATAACAAATTGTTTTTCAGCATTTCTAAAAACAAAAAAACAAACGTAATTAGTATTGGTGAACCTGAAAAAAGCAATTTTTTATCAAGAATTTATACTTCTGCCGAATTCAATTACAACAATTACTCTATCAGCACTTTAGATTATAATAGTTTAGAAAAACAAAATACGATAATCTTAAATGAATTAGTCGAAATTCCGCAGGCTTTGCAAACCACTTTAAAAGCTTTTGTTTCTAAAGGTGGAAATTTAGTTGTAATTCCTTCTGAAAAAAGCTCAGTTTCAAACTTGAATGCCTTTTTAGGAAATTTTGGAAAAATCCAATTCAATACTCTCAAAACAGAAAGCAAACAGATTACGAAAATTAATTTCGATCATCCGTTATTTTCTGGAGTTTTCGAAAATAAAATTACCAATTTTCAATATCCAAAAACAAACAGCTCATTTGATATTTCAAGTCCTTATCCCGCCGTTTTATCTTATGAAGATCAAAGTTCGTTTGTTACAGCGGTACAAAACCCAACAGCTGGAATTACTGTGTTTTCGGCACCAATAAACGCTGCAAATTCAAATTTTCAGCAATCGCCATTAATTGTTCCGTTGTTTTATAAAATGGCACAGAACAATCAAAAAACGGGTGTAAATGCCTTAACGATTGGAAACAATCAGCCATATTTTGTGGATGTTTTATTGACAAAAGATGCGATTTTGGAAGTAAAAGGAACGGAAGATTCGTTTATTCCGATTCAGCAGATTTTAAATAATAAAGTCAAATTAACGTTTAATGATTTTCCGGATACAGCTGGAAATTACAGCATTTTTGACAAAAAAGAATGGGTTGAAAACTTGAGTTTCAATTACAAAAGAACCGAAAGCGATTTGAGTCAGGTAAATACAAACGTAGTTTCTGATTTTAAAACCGCCGATACGATTTCGACCATTTTTAACACCTTACAAACTGAGCGTACTGACAGTCAAATTTGGAAATGGTTTGTTATCTTTGCACTGTTATTTTTAGCTTTAGAAATGGCAATTATAAAATTCGTGAAATGA
- a CDS encoding lactonase family protein, with product MKKIYLVLFSALAVTTAKAQNKFNLLVGTYTNTCQSNGIYVYEFDANSGEFKLKNSSENVVSPSYLSVSADNKFIYAVNENGTQSSVSAFGYDSASGKVNFLNKNDALGADPCHLINDDKNVIAANYSGGSIVVYKKNADGSISEVQQLIQHEGKGPNAARQEKAHVHMVVFSPDKKFVLSNDLGLDKVFIYKYNPASKNEILTLKGSVDVKPGSGPRHLTFSKDGKFVYLVQELDGTLTTFSYDKTGNLKVIAETSILPKDFKGGTGAAAIKISPDGNFLYVSDRVDVNAISVYKILKNGSIELVEQQSTLGKGPRDFAIDPSGNYFLVGHQYTNDIVIFKRDIKTGKITDTRKRIQLCSPVGLVFTKI from the coding sequence ATGAAAAAAATATATCTAGTATTATTTTCTGCTTTGGCTGTCACAACTGCAAAAGCTCAAAATAAATTTAACCTGCTGGTAGGAACTTATACCAATACATGCCAGAGTAATGGAATTTACGTTTATGAATTTGACGCGAATTCGGGAGAATTTAAATTAAAAAATTCATCAGAAAATGTTGTAAGTCCGAGTTATTTATCGGTTTCGGCAGATAATAAATTTATATATGCCGTAAACGAGAATGGTACACAGAGTTCTGTAAGTGCCTTTGGATACGATTCTGCATCTGGTAAAGTTAATTTTTTAAATAAAAATGATGCTTTAGGAGCGGATCCTTGTCATCTAATAAATGATGATAAAAATGTAATTGCCGCTAATTATTCCGGCGGTAGTATTGTAGTTTATAAAAAAAATGCTGACGGCAGTATTTCTGAAGTACAGCAATTAATTCAGCACGAAGGAAAAGGACCAAATGCGGCTCGTCAGGAAAAAGCCCACGTTCATATGGTTGTTTTTTCTCCGGATAAAAAGTTTGTACTTTCTAATGATTTAGGTTTAGATAAAGTTTTTATTTATAAATATAATCCAGCTTCTAAAAATGAAATTTTAACGTTAAAAGGCAGTGTTGATGTGAAACCAGGAAGCGGCCCAAGACATTTGACTTTCAGTAAAGATGGAAAATTTGTTTATCTGGTTCAGGAATTAGACGGTACACTGACAACTTTTAGTTATGATAAAACCGGAAACTTAAAAGTGATTGCCGAAACAAGTATTCTTCCAAAAGACTTTAAAGGCGGAACCGGCGCTGCTGCAATCAAAATTTCGCCTGACGGAAACTTTTTATATGTTTCTGATCGTGTTGATGTTAACGCTATTTCTGTTTATAAAATTCTTAAAAACGGAAGTATAGAATTGGTTGAGCAGCAAAGCACTTTAGGAAAAGGCCCAAGAGATTTTGCTATTGACCCAAGTGGAAATTATTTTTTAGTAGGACATCAGTACACTAATGATATTGTTATTTTTAAAAGAGATATCAAAACCGGAAAAATCACCGATACACGAAAAAGAATTCAGTTATGTTCGCCTGTAGGGCTTGTTTTTACGAAAATATAA